The DNA segment GCCTCAGGAGCCTCAGGAGCCTCAGGAGCCTCAGGAGCCTCAGGATTATCATAATAAAATTCAAGGCTTCTCTCTGTAAAAAGCTGTTCTATTCCAAAAAGCTCAATTTTAGGTTGAGCAACTGGTCTATTATCCTCTATAGGGTTAGCGCTACCTGGCTCGAACACAAGCAACGGATAAGAATTCTCTGTATCCTCGCTATAAAAAGAACCTTCTTTAAAAATCAAACCGTCTTCTTTATTAAAATATTCAGTATAAAGATGCGCTGTTTTGAAATCTGTCTCAAACCTCCAAGCAAGATCTAAACACTCTACTTTGGGGTCATCAAGAACGCCTGGCAAATATCTATATCTATACAGCGAAGTACTTACTAGTTCACTTACTCCACCTCTATTTAAAAACAAAACATTATATCTTCTAGCATCATCTCCTGATCTTCCCAAGCTAAAATACACAACATCTGCATCTCCTTTTTCATACAATGTCGTTTTAGCCCTTTTAATCCAAACAGGAAATCTTACAACAGCATCGTCTTTATCTTCAGCATATGTGGGCCAAGACCAGTAATATTCAATCTCAGGTGTAAAATATAATAGATCGCGTCTAAGGAGAGCCTCAAACTCGCCGCCTTGACCTTTTTGAAGCTCCATCTTATCCATTGCGCGACATATAACATCTTCAAAAAGCTGACGTGCTGTAAGCTCATCTATCTCAACCCATTCGTTATATGGTATATCTTTTATAAATGCTAAAACATCTTGTCTGACAACATCCTCTTCCCAAGATTCAACAATACCATTATCATAAGGTACCATCCCATCAAGGTTAGACCCTACGCTAACCGGCACCATTCTCCCTAAATTATCTGATGCTGTAGCCTGAGAAAGATTTAAATCAGGAATAGATGCAAAGATAAACGGCATGGACTGGGCATAGGATATACCGCCGCTTATTAATGAAGAAGTAACTACTATATATAAACCCAACCTCTTCGTCAGGGTTTTCATCTGTACTACTATATCCATTTCAACACAAAATAGACCCTTGTCAAGACTAAAACACACTTTATAAACCCCCTCCTAAATTCTAATATATGTATCCCATATATATAGTAGTTTGTCAAATAACACTACATACTTTATAAAGCCGCCCCCATAATATTAACCCCGTGATTTTAATAGTTTAGCGGGAGAGCTTTTTAAAGAAAAGAAATATAGGTAGAATCAATATCCCAACAACAAACCCGCCTATATGAGCAAACCAGGCAACACCTGAGATATTAGACTCAACAGCCAATGATGAGAACCCATAGAAGAACTGAAACATAAACCAGAGACCTATAAATATATAGGCTGGTATCTTTACTACCTGCCAGAATATAAAAATAGGTACCAGAGTAACAATGCGTGTTGCAGGATAGAGAATAAGATAGGCTGCCAAGATGCCTGATATCGCACCCGATGCTCCTATCGTAGGCATAGAAGATGTAGGATTAACCGCTGCATGAATAAACCCTGCACCTACTCCCGATATTATATAGAAATAGACAAAACCCATGCGGCCTAAGAGATCCTCTACCTTATTACCGAAGACCCAGAGATATAACATATTAGATAGAAAGTGGAGCCAGCCGGCATGAAGGAACATATAGGTAAAGAGAGTGAGGTAGAACTTCGAGTCCTGAGAGAAGAATATCTTTACAGGAATAAGAGAGAGTATATCTCTTAGATGGATATAGTGTACATGTTGACGTTGGTATAAGAATATAACTCCGTTAAGTACAATAAGTATTATTGTTGCCAGAGGAAAATTGCGGGTTGGGATTTCATCTCTTAACGGAATCATGGATTTAGTATATCATCTAATCAGACTTTGAGAAACCAGAGTTTATCTGTCCCTACTATCAAGAAATATCGTAACAGGGCCGTAATTAACCAACTCTATATCCATATCGGCTCCAAAGACCCCTCTTCTTACCTCTACCCCCTGGGCTTCTAGGCAGTCAAAGAACCTGTTAAATAGCTCTTCTGCCTTCTGCGGTTTAAGAGCTTTATCAAAAGAGGGCCTGCGGCCTTTCCTGCAGTCTGCAAAGAGGGTAAACTGAGAGACTAAAAGCACCTCACCCTTGATATCGAGTAAAGATTTATTGAGCTTACCTTTACTATCTTCAAATATCCTTAGATTGGCAATCTTCTTTACCAGCCAGTCTATATCACCCTCAGAATCACCTTCGCCTATACCGAGTAAGACAAATAGACCTTTCTCTATCTCTGATATAATCTTTTCTTTAACCGATAGCCTCCCGTATTTAACTCTCTGCAAGACTACTCTCATCTATTTTTTCTTTTTTAACTCTTCTATCCGCTTTGAGAAAAAACCGCCTGTATAGGCATCAAGAGCTGCTGTCAGCTCTTCAAGATACATCATTCTCTTTATTCTATCAATGCTCTCCTCGGGAGGGTTGTTTATCAGATCAATCTTTACCCTCTTTCTTTCAAAATATAATCTGTTCACCTCATCTAAGATATCAAGCCTTAGTTGAGTATTCAAACGTGAACGGGTATCAATATCATCCTGGTAATGGTTCCAGATTAAATCTTCTAAATCCCAGGTTAAATCAACGCTCCAATCCCTGGGCCCAACATAAGATTGTCCGCCGCTGCTATAGGTACCATAGATTGTTTTATCATATCCAAGATCAAGCTGAGGCAGGAGAGCACGATACCGCAAGGAGCGCCTCCAGGCTTTTATCTTCTCAGGATTAACTTCATTATAATCTAAAGTTGCCTGCTGGACTTCCCGGGCACTGGGCTCAAAAGAGAAAACATTCTCATAGCTTAATTCCAGAAACTCCCGGCTATCCTCTCCCTCCTCAAATAACCCCAGAGCTGTTGCAAGATAGAGCTTACCTTTCTTATCCATCGTGAGCATATTGATGCTCTCTGTAGGCAAACCCTCATAGACCTTGATAGCCTTCTTTCTTCCCAGATAGACCTTAAAGAAACCTCTATCAGTTCCAAGATAGATGAGATCTCCTGAGTTATCGTCTTGAAGTATAGAATTAATCTTTACGCTGCCTAATCCTTGAATATAGGCCTTTTTAAAACCAGAACCGTAATCACTGGATATAAATAGGCCTGCAGTTGTACCAAGATAGACCACACTAGGGTCCTTAGCACTAACTGTTACAACCCTTGGAACATAGGATAGGCCTTCCTCTACCTCTTCCTCCTCTTCTATGCTCTTGTCCTTTCTGGGAGTTATAAAAGTCCTCTGGAATCTATTGAAATCCTCGCTTTTGTAAAGCCCCATATCCGTTGCCAGATAGAGATAGGGCTTCATATAGTCTATCCAGTAGACCTCTATATCATTAGGCAAAGCAGCAACTTTCTTAAAGTCATAGATACCATCCTCACCTATATATAATCCGGAAGAGGTTCCCAGCAAGAGTTTATTATCTTCTCTTTTAAAAGAGAGGCATTTTATATCTTTGCCCTGGCTGCGAAAAAGATAATCAACCCTATTAGAGTCTCTTGCCGAGAGCAATCCCGCGTCAGTTGCAATATATAGGAGTTCATAATCTAGAGGGTCGGGATAGACAAAGTTTATCCCGCCTTCCTTAACCTTGTAGATAAACCTCCACTCTCTATTCTCCAGCTTGTATAGAGAGTCGCTTGAGGCAAGATATAGAATATTGTTGTCTAAGGGGTGGACTACGACAAACCTGCAATCTGCTTCGGTCAAACCTTCGATTCTAGTGAACTCCGCCCAAGAGGTAAAAGAAAAAGCTAAAACGAGAAATAGTAATAAGTGTCTCATTTTAAACCTCCTTGTTCTTTAAGTTTTTCTTTTTAGCTCCTTATACTTAATTAAACTTAAAAACTGATAAAGGGATGCAAAATAGGCCAGCACAAAACCATAGAAACCATCGCGGAAACCCTGTTTCCTAAAATAGCTTCTCAAAAATCTATCTATACCTCTTCTTAAAAATCTGAAAGTTTTTATCTCTTTACCCTGATCAATCCATTTCTGAACTTCAAGGGTTGTCTGGCTGTTTAGCTTATTTATGAAATCTGTAATATCGCGGTAAGAGTAATGTATGATATCTGATTTTAGATGGGCCAGATCACCATCCACAAAGGATACCGGGTGAACATGTGCCTCCTCCCACCTGAACTTATCCTTTAAGAACAGCTTAAGCTGGGGTGAAGGATACCAACCGCCGTATTTAACCCAGTAGTTAGCGATATAATTACGCCTCGGGACAGAACATGCCGCGGCTTTAGGTGAAGATCCCAAAAACTCTGCTATCTCTTTCTTTAATTCCTCTGTGACCCTCTCATCAGCATCGAGGCTTAAGACCCACTTATTTTTGGCCTGCTGATAGGCCCAGTTCCTATGCCGGCCTTCAATATCCATTTTACGCAACAGAATCTTATCTGTATATTCTAAGGCAATATCTCTTGTTCTATCACTGCTATTATCGTCAACGATAACAATCTCATCTGCCCAGCCTCTAACAGATTTAATACACTCCTTAATATTCCTCTCTTCATTCTTTGTAATAATGACTACAGATAGAGCAACCATAATATCTCCTTGTCGTTTTGAACAGATAAATCATAGCTTTAAATATAGGCTTTGTCAAAAAACTTATATTTACTAATCATCTTTGATGCGCTCACGCATCTTATCAATTCCCTCTAGAGCTTTAGGCTCATCAGGCGATATCATATAGGCCTTAAGATAATTTTGCAGAACTTCGCTATCGCGACCTATGGAAGCCATAATACCTGCACAGTTAAGATAATATTGCATATTGGTGTAGGAGTTTTGTAGTATTGTAAAAACGGCTAACAAAAAAGTACAACAATATTTTTAAATCTAGGTTCTGTTAAAAGATATGACTTTATCAATCTATATTTACTCTTTCCTCAGTTTAAGCTCTGCAAGTTCAAACCCATCTTTACACCCTTGATCATAGCAAGGTATAAAGAACAGATTATATTTACATTTAGGCGTATTATCATTTTTGTCAAAATCGTTGACCGCTATTGAGAAGCCTATTTTTAGTCCCGGCTCGGGTTCAATGCCTAAAATCTCAAAAGGTATCGCAATCTCAAGAATATATCCCGACTCTGTAATCTTAGATTTTAACTCTATCTCTTCAAACACTCTGTTCTGGAACCAGGCATAATGCAAAGACTCCTTTCTACTCCCGGAGGGTGCAAAACCAAACTGAAACTGTTTTTTATTGCCCCAGTAAAGATTCTTGTTCTCAGGCGTAATATATACTTCTATGCTGTCTTGCTTATAGATTTTATCTGGAATATCTTCTACCAAAACCTCATTATCCGTCACCTCAACCCAGAGATATAGAGACTCTTCATCCCAGCCCAGGCTAAACTCAGAAGCCAAATCATCAGGATATCGTGTAACAGCTCCATGCTCTATTGTCTCGCTGGCTTTTAAAGCGTAATCATAATCCCCGGCCTTAAAGACCCGCCTATAGTCAACGCTGATAAGGGGCTTTTCGTCCGGCCTAAGCTTCATTGTCCCGGATTTAAACCCTGCCCTATTCATGGCTTCGTTGATATATTTGTTAGACATAAAATAGTCCCAAACAGAACCTGTCAGATAGTTTTCAATCATAAGCAGCATCGGGCCCTGGTCTATCCCAATGACAATATCTGAATACCAATCTTTGTCCCGGTTCAAACTATCGGAAAAACCATATCTACCCCAAACGTAGTCTTTGTAGTGATTATACATCCAGCGCAATGCAGTTATTGTCTCTTGCGGGGCAAAAGGAATTGAACCTCCCAGAGCCGTAAAAGCAACAGTCCCATCATAATAAGCATAACCCGGAGGAGCACCGTAAGCACGGTAACCGGCCGGGGATTCACAGGCAGTAAGCCCCCATGAGTTTTCGTTAAAAGTCATAGAGTTAGACCTATTGTTGATGCAAAACTCCCTGTTGGCCAAAGCTGCATTAACAGAAGATTGAAAATAATCCGCATAGTTGTCATGCTTATCTCTAAAATCGACCCAGATATGTGAATACTGATGAGTAAACATAGGCGGTGAAACTAAGCAAGTATAACCTTCGTAGCTCCAAATAGGCCTTCTTATTTCATCCCATACCTCAGGAGAGATTGGGTGAGTAGGAGACCCTATTGCAAAAAGGTACATCAATAACTGTTCACCATATCTGTTCCATCTATCCGGCAAAAATCCTGTCTCAGGCATCCAGCCCATACACAGAGTATCGCCTTGGGCCATCATCCAGTCCCACTCCACCCTTTCATAAAGGTCCTCCGCCAGCTCTCTAACCTTAGAGCCGAAATATTCCCCTGCGGTTATAGCGCCTGCTAAAAAAAGAGCGGTATCGATTGAAGATAGTTCGCAGTTCCAGACTCTCTTACCGCTATCCATACTTACAAAGTGATAGAAGAATCCATGGACATTTTCCAACTTATCTCTAAAATAAAAGAGCGTATTTAAAACTCTCTCTAAAGCCTTCTCTTTACTGATCCATCCTTTTTCAACTGCAATAGGATATGAACTCAAGGCAAAACCAACTGCAGCAATAGAGGCTACCTTAAAATTGTCATCTTTAAAGTTATCTGCCTTATCTCTGATGAGACCTGTGTCTGGATTAGCTTCGCGCCAAAAATAACCAAAAGCTTTTCTTTGAATTAATTCCAGAAACTGTTTATCTGATAGGCGTGATATATCCGGTTTTGGAATTCTTTCCCGGGCAGTAGGAAATAGGGTAGAACAAGAATCGCCTAAATTCTTAGCTGCTGTAAAGTAAATATCGTCTATATATATTGTTCCTTCTTTCTGGGTTGCTTTCCAATCTTCAAAGACTATGACCAGTTTTCTCATACTATCCCACTCTGAGATGCCTACAAACTGATCTAAGTCTATCAGATACTCTTGCCAGCTATCGCTGAGACCTGTTATATAATAGGCGCCTCTCCTGCCTTGAGAGCTCTGAACCTCTATCTTAAAATCTTTCGTATAGCCCCTATCTGTATCTCCTTTAGCCCAGATGACTAGCTGCTTATACTTGCTTAAATCGGCAGCTCCAAGATCAAACCAGACACCATTGAAAGCTGAAGACGGAGAGTCAACATCGTAATCTATTCTCAAGGAATATCCCCTGCTGCCTACATAGGTTAGAGGCGAGAAAGAGTCATAACAGCTTTGAGAATAATCGTTGGGGGCTTTATCCCAGGCACCAAACTCACCCAGGTTGGTCTTGTTCTCTTTTTCGTTAAAATGGCTTAGGAGAAATACCTCCGGAACTTCTGCCTGAGGTATCAGTTTTAGATCTTTTAAGAACTCCTGGCAGGCCAACTCTTGCTTCTCTCTGAGATGTTTAACTCTAAGATATCTATTCGCAGAAAATGCGGCTATTAAAATCGCAAGGATTAGAGCTGCTGCTAAAGAAACTTTCCTCATCTATAAAACTTTCGATTTGTATAAAGGCGGAGCATGTTTTCACTCCGCCTTGATAGATTAATTACAACTTCCTGTTATTCAAATGTAATATCATCAAAATAGACAGTTCCCTCTTTTACTGCACATCTCCAATCCTCAAAGACTATAACGAACTCGTCCATATTAGAGAAGTCGGATATCCCTGCTACTTTTACAAGAGGAACCACTATCTTCTGCCACTGGTTTGTAATGCCCGTGACATAATATTTTCCTACCTCACCCCTGTTGTTTTTCATCTCGATCTTAAAGAGAGGAGAGAACCCTCTATTCTTGTCGCCCTTTACCCAGATAACAAAGTTTGCATATCCAGATACATCAGAACCATTCAGCTTCATCCAGAAACCGTTATAGGCTGGATTCGGAGAGTCAACATCGTAATCCAATCTCATGCAGAAACCTTTCCCGTCTCTGGTCTCACTATTGTTAAAACTCTCTATAGCTGTCTGAGAGAAATCCATTGGATCTCTATCCCAAGCGCCGAAATCACCGCCGATATTGTTT comes from the Candidatus Kaelpia imicola genome and includes:
- a CDS encoding rhomboid family intramembrane serine protease produces the protein MIPLRDEIPTRNFPLATIILIVLNGVIFLYQRQHVHYIHLRDILSLIPVKIFFSQDSKFYLTLFTYMFLHAGWLHFLSNMLYLWVFGNKVEDLLGRMGFVYFYIISGVGAGFIHAAVNPTSSMPTIGASGAISGILAAYLILYPATRIVTLVPIFIFWQVVKIPAYIFIGLWFMFQFFYGFSSLAVESNISGVAWFAHIGGFVVGILILPIFLFFKKLSR
- the dtd gene encoding D-aminoacyl-tRNA deacylase, giving the protein MRVVLQRVKYGRLSVKEKIISEIEKGLFVLLGIGEGDSEGDIDWLVKKIANLRIFEDSKGKLNKSLLDIKGEVLLVSQFTLFADCRKGRRPSFDKALKPQKAEELFNRFFDCLEAQGVEVRRGVFGADMDIELVNYGPVTIFLDSRDR
- a CDS encoding glycosyltransferase family 2 protein; translation: MVALSVVIITKNEERNIKECIKSVRGWADEIVIVDDNSSDRTRDIALEYTDKILLRKMDIEGRHRNWAYQQAKNKWVLSLDADERVTEELKKEIAEFLGSSPKAAACSVPRRNYIANYWVKYGGWYPSPQLKLFLKDKFRWEEAHVHPVSFVDGDLAHLKSDIIHYSYRDITDFINKLNSQTTLEVQKWIDQGKEIKTFRFLRRGIDRFLRSYFRKQGFRDGFYGFVLAYFASLYQFLSLIKYKELKRKT
- a CDS encoding glucoamylase family protein, translating into MRKVSLAAALILAILIAAFSANRYLRVKHLREKQELACQEFLKDLKLIPQAEVPEVFLLSHFNEKENKTNLGEFGAWDKAPNDYSQSCYDSFSPLTYVGSRGYSLRIDYDVDSPSSAFNGVWFDLGAADLSKYKQLVIWAKGDTDRGYTKDFKIEVQSSQGRRGAYYITGLSDSWQEYLIDLDQFVGISEWDSMRKLVIVFEDWKATQKEGTIYIDDIYFTAAKNLGDSCSTLFPTARERIPKPDISRLSDKQFLELIQRKAFGYFWREANPDTGLIRDKADNFKDDNFKVASIAAVGFALSSYPIAVEKGWISKEKALERVLNTLFYFRDKLENVHGFFYHFVSMDSGKRVWNCELSSIDTALFLAGAITAGEYFGSKVRELAEDLYERVEWDWMMAQGDTLCMGWMPETGFLPDRWNRYGEQLLMYLFAIGSPTHPISPEVWDEIRRPIWSYEGYTCLVSPPMFTHQYSHIWVDFRDKHDNYADYFQSSVNAALANREFCINNRSNSMTFNENSWGLTACESPAGYRAYGAPPGYAYYDGTVAFTALGGSIPFAPQETITALRWMYNHYKDYVWGRYGFSDSLNRDKDWYSDIVIGIDQGPMLLMIENYLTGSVWDYFMSNKYINEAMNRAGFKSGTMKLRPDEKPLISVDYRRVFKAGDYDYALKASETIEHGAVTRYPDDLASEFSLGWDEESLYLWVEVTDNEVLVEDIPDKIYKQDSIEVYITPENKNLYWGNKKQFQFGFAPSGSRKESLHYAWFQNRVFEEIELKSKITESGYILEIAIPFEILGIEPEPGLKIGFSIAVNDFDKNDNTPKCKYNLFFIPCYDQGCKDGFELAELKLRKE
- a CDS encoding carbohydrate binding domain-containing protein, coding for MMKKAGYFMLVALFVVAAASFAKEALLVADFDSGVKPNNIGGDFGAWDRDPMDFSQTAIESFNNSETRDGKGFCMRLDYDVDSPNPAYNGFWMKLNGSDVSGYANFVIWVKGDKNRGFSPLFKIEMKNNRGEVGKYYVTGITNQWQKIVVPLVKVAGISDFSNMDEFVIVFEDWRCAVKEGTVYFDDITFE